A window of Fusarium oxysporum Fo47 chromosome II, complete sequence genomic DNA:
CAGCAGGGGTATTCTATGGCCGATTAGCATACTTAGacaaaagatcaagatcaagctttgaCAAACCCTCAATAACTTGCTCGTATGTATCAAACTCGAAaatctccttgagcttctttgccAGAGCCGAGACTACCTCGCCATCACTAGATCGACTAACATCAGATGATAACCGGTCCAGATCGAAGCTGGGTCTGCTAGACAAGTCCGCCTTGGCCTCCAACATCCTACTCATGACACCTTGCGTATCTTGGCGTGTCAGGGTAAGAGCTGGCGCAGGCGACAAAGTGCCGTTGTCTTCCACGTCAGATTCATCAGCAGTCTCAACCGGAGCAGATAGTCGAGATGGTTGGGATTTATGCCGGGAACGGAGTTTTGGCAACGCAGGTAGCGATCGCAACAACTTATGCTCCGAAAGCCTTTTCCTTCTGTGTCCTTTGTCCTTTCCCTTGCCTCCTGGTTGTAGGATCGATGTTTGTGCGATATGGTCACGGCTAtgttgtgatgatgatccttCACCCTCTTCGTCACTACTCATTCCATCGAATCGATCATTAAAGTCGACACGAGAGCTAGCAGTCGCAATAAGACCGAATATGCTCTGGTTCATGTTCATGAACATCGGTGGCCCTTGTGTAGtgtcatcctcttcttcgtcttcggcATCGCTTTCTCGTAGAGGCTCGGGAAACACGGTCGCGGTGGAGTTTTGTCGCTTCCTTCGATGGAGTTCCTCGTGGACATGCTCCTTAATGTCCCCCGCGCCAATGCTGGCTTGGGCCGGAGCATCATCAGcttgagaagccatgatggccGGTCAAGTCGAGCGGGGCGAAGGTCAACGAGCGCTTACAGTCGTGGTACTATTGCGATCGGAAGGATGGGATGGTCCACGAACGTGTCGCCTCAATATTTCTTGTGCGAAGTCTAATTAGATCGAGCGTTAAATTCTAGGCACGGTCCGAGGATGGGATGCGAGTGGTCATGCAGTCGTGGATATGGACCCGGTTTGCGCCGCAAACATCCAACGCTATGCTATCGTGGGGAAACAATACGACTCGAAGTTGATGCCATCCACTGCGCGTATCGGGGTTCGTGAAGATTCGCTTGTGTGAGTGTTACGCTACGGTACGAATGTTATTGTTGGGGAGAACAAAAACAAACATAAAGAGGAGTTGGAGGAAACAAACATTCGGATCGCAAGGAAACGACCGAAGCATGGATCAAGATAAGGATCACGGCATTCCTGATCAAGAAGGAAACTGACCCTGGGGCTGACGCTGCCTAGGCTGTTAGGTCAATCTGCCTGAATCTCCAGTGGGGTTTTAGGGGACGGCTAGTGGACCTGACCTTCTCAGCGGTGGAAATACCCTGGGGAAACAATGGAACCGTTGTGTTCTATCCACTCTTGTGAGTCCTGAATTGTTCATGATTGGCTGCCACCGTTATCGATAAGGAATGACGCCAATCGGGCGGCTCATCCTTCAACACCGTGAATCGATCACATGCAAGCATTGGTCAAGTGGGAAAACAAGCACAGATGATGTGAATAGTGCCCTTGCCATGCTGACCATAAAGGCCCTCACTCAGGGAAGAGAGAGATCAGCTGTTTGTGAATCCACGTCATAATGAACGTCCATGCGATAAGTTTCGGTGCCTGAGTCAGAGGAACGCCATAGCTTGTCATTCACTTTGGAGCGAAATCTTGAGTGGCTAGGAGCAGCAGAGTCCACACAAACGCTAAAACGTGATCGACTCAGCCTCTATGTACATAAAAGCAATTGTTTAAATCAAGGGTCTGATAGTCCTCGACTCTCGTACTCGGACATTCGTAATTTACACTACTCCAACAAACGCGTATTCCGTTCCGCCATTGCCGACAACCTGATCCATTATTCGCGAGATATAGCAAACCAAAACTCCCGCTTAAATGCTGATGATTCCATGCACCCCATTTTGAAACCGGTAATCCGAGGCTCACTGCCAGAAACAAAGCTTACCACTGGACGTCGCACCAGCGACCCAATCGCGAGATGGGTGGAAGTGTGCAACGGCTGGTACTGCAGTGATACCATCTCCATCAAGCTGAGCCAGTTGGCTACCGTCTGAAGCAAAAACATCCACAAAACGATTCATGTTGCCAATGACAAACTTCTGAATTCCATCGTGAGGCCGCTTCTGCCATTGGGGCTTCAGAATAGTCACCCAACGACCAGTCTGATTGTTGTGGCGTACTTGATGGGTAGGTTCAATGCTTATGTCCTGGCCAGGTTTCCAAGATGAAGCGTCAGGGAAGTTGTAAATCTTAATAGTATCGTCATATGAGCTAGTCGCAATATGGCCACCAGGACTCCAAGATGCGTGCGATACAGACAGCCTCGATCCATGTTCTCCAAGGAGGGCAGGATGTCTGAGATCCCCTTTGCCAGTGATCTTGCGAAGATCCCAAATTTTAAGTGTGCGGTCTAATGATGCAGTCGCGAGCAAGTGAGGTTGGAGCGGATGCAAAGAGAATCCACCAATCTTCTGGTCCGAAAGTGTCCAAATTTCGGCGTCATCGGAGGTTCGAGTGTCGTACTGGCCGACACCGCCTTCGAGTGTAGAAAAGTACAACATATGGGGGTTCGACTCCGCCATGTCAAGAGCTGAAACGGGCAGATCCTCATTGTGATCTGATGGCGCCCATACCTGGTAGGACTCTCCTTTGTTCAAGTCCAGTCGCCGGATTGACGAGTCGTATGAAGACGTGTAAACAGAGTTGTTATCTTGCTGAGAGAAAACGAATGAAGTAATCGTACGACTGTGTATCTTGAACGCAGATATGGAAGGATCAGGCACAGATgtatcttcgtcttcatcgctgACTTCAGGAGCAGACTGCGAAGCGTCAAATATGCCCATGTTACCTTCTTTATCACCAGCAAAGATAAGCGGTTTCGACTCGGTGGGGTGAAGGCCGAGAGCATAAACACGTTGGGGTGTGATCTTGATGTCTGTGTTCCAGTGGTTAGTGACATGCTTCTCGCTTGTGCGAGACACTACTTACCATTGGGAGCCCAGTGCTCGTATAACTTCAAACCACCCATACGCTTTCGCAGCTCCTTCAAATCCTTGTCGGTGGTTTccttgatatcttcctccGTGAACGTTCGGACTCCGGGCTGCGCACCACGGACGAGGCCCTTAAACCCGTCCACACCAGCGAGATACTTCTTGCCCTCAACGGCGATATCGCCGAGTTTCAAGTCTCCATTTACTCTCAACCTTTTAGCTTTCGCCTCCGCTGCGACATGTTCGGCTTCGACAGCCAGTTTTCGCTTTAGTGTATCGTTGTCTGCATCGAGACCAGCGAGTCGTGAGGACTGCCGAGTCGGCATCGCAGGCTCCCGTTTCGCAGGTGTCCGGGTCTTCGATCGGGTTGGCGTTGACTTCTTTGGGGGTGTCGGCATAACTTTCTTAGCGACTACGGCGACATCGGCTAAAATCTTCTGGTTTGACGCCATATTCTCTTGTCGCCTGCGCTCGAAGGCGCTCATGGGCGAGTCGACGCTTTTCTTAGGAGGCATGGTCACGGTGAATGAGGGGCACGAAAAGTAAGTTTGAACAAAGGTCCGTGAAGCAAATGTGACAAGTATGGCCTTGTAATAGCCTCCCCAGAGCAAAAAATTCGAGTGGTTGTGCTGTTTTGCGCAAGCAGCAAAAGTGGGAGGATCGTGAATGGTGACGTGAAGGGCGGAAACCAAAGCGCGACTCATTAATTGAATTTGGCGCGAAGTCACGCGCTGGCGCCTACGCGTTCTGCATCCGAGATTCAGCCGACCACTACTCTCAACCAGTATCAATTTTTAGCCTCTGAAAATCTCATGTGAAAATTAAAGGTTTTAGCTAGTCCTTGAACGCAACATAAAAAATGTCTCGAAATATCTTACCGTTCTTATATCAAACAAGGACACTACAACTCGCTTGTAGACGTCCTGCGAGCATTATTTTCACTCAAAGAGCTGGAGTGGCGACTTCGACAAGACGACTTAGAAAAGCCGATAATTCTGAGATTCCTTTCGAGTTTGACGACGAGGAGACAACAAGTGCAAACGAAACTGAGATTGAACGACAAGGAACTTTGACGCCGACGGAAACAGAAATTTTCAAAGGAATTTTCGACGATATTGCTCAAGGCCGCTTAGCCAAAAACAAAAAGCCTTCTCAGTCTGGCCAAACTCAACCTACAAGTTCACCACCAAACCAACAGCGACCACATGCGGCACGTGGAGGAAACACACTTGTAGAAAAGGCCCACAACTCGAATTTCAGCGATGACTTCCTCAAGCGTTACCCAGCATCTCTTCGAAGAGCTGCCGAGAACGCTCTGGGTAAATTCGAACTGGCACCGAAGCGCCCTAATCTTTACAGCTTGGCTGAGCTTGATCaggcggagaagaagcagatgcGCGAGTGGGCAAAGTATGAGCAGATTAgggagaaagagaagaagagagtgCAGGATCTTATGAAGGCTTGTGAGACTGACATTGAGCTTTGGAATGTCATGGAGGAAGAGGTATTCTCCTTGCCTGAGAAGCTGGGTATTGTCGAGAAAGACACAGCGGTAAAGAGGGGTCGAAAATCCAAAGAGCAAATTGCGAAGGAGGAAGCTGAAAAGTTGAAGGCCGAGAAAGCAGAGAAGGCAGAAGGGGAGAAGCCTGTTATGGATATCCACGGACATCTGTACCCTCAGTATCTCATCTACGGGCTCGATCTCTTCGACACCGCATTTGCCAGATCATCTATCCTCGCATTCAACATCCTCCCACGTGTCAAGGAACTCGGCCTCTCCTCTTACGTTCTCGGCGTATCAACCACCTTTTTCATCAAGCTCGCTGAAATCCACTGGAAGCGCTACGGCGATGCTACATCCGCCTTCGACGCTCTTGACGAGATGAAACCAGTTGGTTTGTTCCCGAACGAACAGCTCGGTGATCTCGAGGGGTTGGTTGAGCAGATCTCAGATCACTTGCATAGCTGTACTTGGGGTGCTCAGGGACCCTTTGTTATGGCCATGATGCAGGGACCTCCTTACGATGCCAGTCTTATGAGTCGCCTGGGACGCATGAAGGGGCTGATTGCAAAGAAGCACTTTTACAACGAGAGAGATGGTCGATCCGAGGATCGCACAAATCGAGCTGAACTCTGAGCATGGAGACTCTGAATGATGGGTAAATGTTTGTAAGACTATGAAGTTGGATATATGTGAAAATGTATTTTATAGTTTTATAGCTAAGTAGGTATCTGATGCCAATAAACTGCTACATCGAGTGTATTTGTACACCTGTGTTCTTTGGCCTAGATAAGTACTAATCTACCTACTAGGTAAGGTAAGTAGGAATAGCTTCGTACACATTATCTCAAGGTACTACCAATGGCCGCTAAGGAAGAATAAATTATTTCTTTGTTGTttatatcttacttataaAATGCCATATACACTAGATTGCTCTATGTTCTTGCGCTCTggtctttttcttttttaaacTCAAAGAGCAAAGGATGAGAAATCATGAGACTTAAAGCCCTAGGAATGCGTTCAAGGAATTGTAAGGCATAAAAATTTCGCCGTACTTTTTATATCTTGGGCTGTTGTGTGGGTAGTTGGTGGAGAGAAGACCATGTCTGTCTCTCTGAGCCTGCCACTTTGTCATTGCCCGGATTTTATTC
This region includes:
- a CDS encoding WD40-repeat-containing domain protein, whose amino-acid sequence is MPPKKSVDSPMSAFERRRQENMASNQKILADVAVVAKKVMPTPPKKSTPTRSKTRTPAKREPAMPTRQSSRLAGLDADNDTLKRKLAVEAEHVAAEAKAKRLRVNGDLKLGDIAVEGKKYLAGVDGFKGLVRGAQPGVRTFTEEDIKETTDKDLKELRKRMGGLKLYEHWAPNDIKITPQRVYALGLHPTESKPLIFAGDKEGNMGIFDASQSAPEVSDEDEDTSVPDPSISAFKIHSRTITSFVFSQQDNNSVYTSSYDSSIRRLDLNKGESYQVWAPSDHNEDLPVSALDMAESNPHMLYFSTLEGGVGQYDTRTSDDAEIWTLSDQKIGGFSLHPLQPHLLATASLDRTLKIWDLRKITGKGDLRHPALLGEHGSRLSVSHASWSPGGHIATSSYDDTIKIYNFPDASSWKPGQDISIEPTHQVRHNNQTGRWVTILKPQWQKRPHDGIQKFVIGNMNRFVDVFASDGSQLAQLDGDGITAVPAVAHFHPSRDWVAGATSSGKLCFWQ